From Coleofasciculus sp. FACHB-T130, the proteins below share one genomic window:
- a CDS encoding YbjN domain-containing protein gives MTTNQPAVESVSTQGLSTEDLVTNELIEDATVVNYVDVIQTVISSLDQDDTAMVSRGEDSSYLWKFKYGSVEVFVQLTGITEEDTFTVWSYVLKLPATNEPLLMRKLLEMNWSDTFESRFGIVENQVAVLTSRTVAELSPGEISRAVTVVATIADNNDEALQAEFGS, from the coding sequence ATGACCACCAACCAGCCTGCTGTGGAAAGTGTTTCCACCCAAGGACTGTCAACAGAGGATCTCGTTACCAATGAGCTGATTGAGGATGCAACGGTAGTCAACTATGTTGATGTAATTCAAACCGTTATCTCCAGCTTGGATCAGGACGATACGGCAATGGTAAGCCGTGGCGAAGACAGCAGCTATCTTTGGAAATTTAAGTACGGTAGCGTTGAGGTGTTTGTGCAACTCACGGGGATTACCGAGGAGGATACTTTCACCGTTTGGTCTTATGTTCTCAAGCTACCTGCGACGAACGAACCGCTGTTGATGCGGAAACTCTTGGAAATGAATTGGTCGGACACGTTTGAATCGCGTTTTGGCATTGTGGAGAACCAAGTGGCAGTGCTGACATCTCGCACTGTCGCCGAGCTTTCTCCTGGAGAAATTTCCCGCGCTGTCACCGTTGTCGCGACGATTGCAGATAATAACGACGAAGCTTTACAAGCTGAATTTGGTAGTTAG